DNA sequence from the Acidothermus cellulolyticus 11B genome:
GAGGTGCTCGCGATAACCGTACTGGGCGGGGTGATCCGCACCCGGGTCTCCGAAGTACGGCCGACGTCACGCGCAACAATGGGCGTCCGGCTCATGGATCTCGCGGAGAACGACGCTCTGGTCGCCATCACCAGAAACGCCGAGCGGGGCGGCGACGCCGGGATCGGCGAGGAGGAGTCACCGGCCCGCTGACGGGTGCGTTCTCGCCTGACAACGGGCAGGATGGGAGGAAGCAGCCGTCCGGCGGAGGACGCCGGTCGGTGGTCGTGGCGCAAGGAGTAAGCAGGTGGCCGACGCCGACGTACCTACAGCCGTGCCAGCGCGCGGCGTCTCCGCGCGGAACCCCCAGCAGCCGGCGATTCGCGTCGGACCGCCGTCCCGCGGCCGACGGCGCGCTCGGCTCGTTATCAAGCACATCGATCCGTGGACGGCGATGAAAGTGACCTTCGTCGTCAGCCTCGCGCTCCTCGTCATCGGGGTGGTGGCCGTGGCAATCGTCTACGCCGTGCTCGGCGGGATGGGGGTCTGGGATCAGATCAACAACTTGGTCAACGAAGTGGCACCGACGACAGCGAGCCAGGCGCTGCGGAATCCCTTCTCCGCGTCCCGGGTCATCACGATCACCGCAGCGGTTGGAGCGATCAATGTGATCATTCTGACCGCGCTGGCGACGCTTGGTGCGGCTATTTATAACGTGATTGCCGATCTCGTGGGGGGCATCGAGGTGACCCTCACCGAGCCGTAGTCCCCCGGCCACCGACCCCGCGGGAGGTGCCCAACGGCCCTCGGTGGATGCGGTACCCTCAGCAAGGCATGGGCCTGTAGCTCAGGCGGTTAGAGCGCACCCCTGATAAGGGTGAGGTCGGAGGTTCAAGTCCTCCCAGGCCCACTCACGTCCGAGAGAGGTGATCGCGTGCGGAAGGCACTCCTCGCAGTGGCGATTCTCGCCGGCGTACTGTTCATCTACCGGCGGCTGCGCGCCGCGCGCGCCGAAGAAGATCTGTGGATTGAAGCGACCCGCGCTGAGCCGGTCGGAGCGGAATAGCCGAAGAACCGGTCAGGTCGGTCACGCGAACGGGGCCATAGCTCAGCTGGTAGAGCACCGCCTTTGCAAGGCGGGTGTCCGGGGTTCGAGTCCCCGTGGCTCCACAACCGGCGGCGGTCACGAGCGTAGGGCGGCCCAACTGCACCGGCGTCCAGCTGCGTGGCGGGCGGCCCTCGTGGCCAATGACTCATCGGGTATCGGCTACGCCGCCAGCGCCACAGCAGGTGGGATATTCGCCTTCGCTTCCCACTGCTTGCGGTATGGACGCTTGATAAGTAGTACTATTTCGGTTGCAATACGTTCCTGACGGAAGACCTCAAGATCGGGATTGAAGACATGCGTCCGTTCGTGTTGCGGTTGGGTGGCGCCGCCGTCCTGTCCGTGGTCTTATCTATCGCCGTCGTCTCCGTGGCCCAGGCTGCGCCCACGCCAAGTGCCAGCGTGCCGCCTGGCGAATCATCGGCGTCGAACGTCCTACTGCTTGGTGACGGTGACGTCACGGTCGTCCCGTCGGCTCTTCCAACGAACGTGAGTACTACAAAGCTTGTGGCCTCCTGGGACAAAACGCTGCCCGCGCTGAAGAAGGCTCTAGCTAGCGGCGCCTCGCTGTCGACCGCACTGCAACAAGCCGGGTTGCCGGCTCTTACCGGCAGCATGGTGTCCGGAACCGTGAGTAGTGGCGGCATCCACCCCGATGGCGTATCGTGCCAGAACTGGACGTGCGGCTGGAAGTTCTCCGCACTGAGCTCGTTCGAGATTGCGTGGTTAGTCTGGGCAGGAACGATCACCGGCCCAGGTGCGATCTGCTTCTTCCTCGGCTCGGAAACCGCCGGCTTGGCCTGTACGGCGGCAAGCGCGCTGTGGGGGATCGTCAGTGCCTACGTAGATTTCCCTCCGTCCTACAATCCACACCGCTGCCTGTACATCGGGGTGGGCTGGCGCATTGTAGCGAAGTGGGAATCCTGCTAACCGACGATCCGACGACGAGAACGGTGGTGTGGCGCACGTGATCCCTTCAATCCGCAGCTACTGGCGGCGCTCGTCCGCGGAACGGTTGCTTGCTCGCCGGGCGCTGGTTAGGTCGGAACCCAGCGAGTCGCGGACAATCAATGAGGCGGCCGAGGGGTGGGCGTGGTTCGCCGTTCTGCTGATCCTCGCAATGGCCGCCGTTGTCATTGGATTCGCGGTTGACCAGGCACTGACCGCAAACCAACGCGCCATCCCGTTGTTGATTCTTGGAGCTGTGGAGATCGCGACGGCTGGCCGACTCACGTACAGCTGGGTGCGGTTTCGCCGGCGGTCCGTCGGCAAAACCACGTCCGACCTCCTACGGCAGGCATCTACCGGCAAGGAGAAACAATGACCGAAGCGGGAAACACATATTGGGGCTACCTATGTGGCGCCTTCTACATAGCAGCGGGCCTCTTGACGGCAGGCTACGGCGTGGCGAGCCTGCATGCCGACCAAGGCCGAGCCATGCTCGCGTTGCCTGGTGGTATCGCAATCGCCATTGCCGTTCTCAGCGCGGTTCGCGAGCATTGGCGCCAAAACCACATTCCAGCAACGTCAACGATCGC
Encoded proteins:
- a CDS encoding DUF3566 domain-containing protein, translated to MADADVPTAVPARGVSARNPQQPAIRVGPPSRGRRRARLVIKHIDPWTAMKVTFVVSLALLVIGVVAVAIVYAVLGGMGVWDQINNLVNEVAPTTASQALRNPFSASRVITITAAVGAINVIILTALATLGAAIYNVIADLVGGIEVTLTEP
- a CDS encoding DLW-39 family protein yields the protein MRKALLAVAILAGVLFIYRRLRAARAEEDLWIEATRAEPVGAE